The following are from one region of the Ischnura elegans chromosome X, ioIscEleg1.1, whole genome shotgun sequence genome:
- the LOC124171181 gene encoding uncharacterized protein LOC124171181, translated as MPRRGWPLKEAMMWLQPFIRARKTFGNCRDPINSPLLTLSVSPELPPSPKPSLPLPSPTSFELTESSSPSSASLTIPVSAPSPDTISIGSPSPEHILQSFSPSPDTFSLRKRKQGADLETALVSSLSGFSKYLSEKKAKKDEEDENDLFCRSLLSNLRRLSSKQQNEDNITAQQMNEEA; from the exons ATGCCAAGAAGGGGATGGCCACTTAAGGAGGCAATGATGTGGTTGCAGCCATTTATCAGGGCTCGGAA GACCTTTGGCAACTGCAGGGACCCTATTAACTCCCCTCTGCTCACTCTTTCTGTTTCCCCAGAACTACCACCTTCTCCTAAACCCTCTTTACCTCTTCCTTCTCCCACTTCATTCGAGCTTACAGAATCTTCTAGTCCCTCATCTGCTTCCTTAACCATCCCTGTCTCCGCACCATCACCTGATACTATTTCCATTGGCTCCCCTTCCCCTGAACATATACTTCAgtctttttctccctcccccgATACTTTTAGTTTGAGGAAAAGGAAACAAGGAGCTGACTTGGAGACTGCACTTGTTAGCAGCCTCTCAGGATTTTCTAAGTACCTCTCTGAGAAGAAGGCGAAAAAGGATGAGGAAGACGAGAATGACTTGTTTTGCCGTAGCCTGTTGAGCAATTTAAGAAGGCTTTCAAGCAAGCAGCAGAATGAG GATAACATCACTGCTCAGCAAATGAATGAAGAAGCCTGA